ATTGGTAAAACTGACATAAAGTTTTTCGGTATCTGCTTTAACGTCTATAGAACATACATGTTCGGGTGAATATTTACAAGCATTATCAATAAGATTATTAAAGGCAACCTGCAACAGATATTCATTTCCCTGTGTTATAAGCTGATGTTCTTCTACGGTATCATCAATATTCAGGGAAACTTTATAAGCTGGATTTTCTTTTATAATCTTAGTATATGATTCCAGAAGAACTTCATCAATTCGTATTTCTGAGAAGCTGATTTCGTTAGGATCATAACTTGCCTTAGCGAGATCCATTAAGCTGTTGGATAGTTTAACCATATTATGAGCATCCTCTAAAGCACATTGAATAGTCGACTGATATTCTTCCTTAGTCAGTTCTTTTTCAGAAGCTAATTCCAATTCAGTGATAATTGCGGATAATGGGGTACGAAGTTCATGTGAGATATTGGAAACAAAATATTTTTGCGAATCAAAAGAATTCTCAAGACGTTCCAGCATTCCATTAAAATTCTGAGCAAGTTCATTAAGCTCATCTTTTTCTCCGGTGGTTTTAAGGCGTAGCTGCAATTTTCCGGCAGTAATTTTTTTGATCTGGCTGACCATTTCACTCAGAGGACTCAAAGTTTTTTTGGAAAGGAATATCCCGGCCAGATAAATGAATAGTAATATACTGATGAAAGAAGCAATACTGATTGTGAGAAGGTGAGTAAGGTATTCATATCCATATTTGTCATAGGAAGCAGCGGTAACAGCATAAGTATTTCCATTATGATGATACACCATCCCAACAACCTGTAAATTTTCCAGAAAGAAGCTTATTTTCTTTTTCTCAAATATCTGAGTAAGCATTTCCGGTGTTTCTTTTACATAATCTACTTTAGCATCATCATGATAAACAAGTTGATCTTTTGAATCATAGATCGCCACCTGAACTTCATTCAGAGTTCTGTTATTATTTCTATACAATTTATGCATTTCCTGCTCCGGTAATGAGCTTTGGAAAAAAAGATCGGCCTTGGCAATGGCCTCATTCTGTAACTCGCTGTAGAAAGACTTTTCCCTAGCTTCTTTGGAGGAATAATAAATGGTGATACTGTAAACGCTTAAAAGCATTGCAGTAATTAATGTAAAAAGCAGTGTAAGCCTTGTTCTTATTTTCATATGGAAGAAAATTACACTTTACTGTATTAAATATTTCCCGTTTCGTAGCCTTTTTTCAGAATAAAACCCATTCCGGCTTTAGTATGGATGAGCTTATTTTCAAAATCTCTGTCAATTTTTTTTCGCAGATAATTGATATATACATCAATAAAGTTGGTTCCGGTATCAAAATGAGTTTCCCATACTTTTTCTGCAATATCACTTCTGGAAAGTACTTTTTCAGAATTTTCCATCATGAATTTGAGTAGGTTAAACTCTTTAGGAGTCAGCTTGATAGGAACCTGATCTCTGCTTACTGTCTTTTGCTCCAGATTCATTTCAATACCTTCATATTTAAGCACAAAAATTTTTTGTTGTCTTTGTTGTGAAAAACGCTTCAACAGAACATTGATTCTTGCCACCAACTCACGCATTTCAAAAGGTTTGGTCATATAATCATCAGCTCCGGCATCAAACCCTTCCAATTTATCATCTGTTGTTCCTAATGCTGTAAGCATGACCACGGGAAGATTAGGTTTCAAAGCTTTTATTTCATTACAAAATTCAAGACCGCTTTTTTTAGGGAGAACAATATCGGTGACTACCAGGTCATAATTTTTTTGCAATGCCAGTTTCAATCCTGTTGCTCCATCATATGCTGTGCTTACTTCAAATTCAGCTTCCTGAAGCCCTTTTGTAATAAGCTTAGAAAGTCTGTCATCGTCTTCTACTAATAAAATATGAGGCATAAGAATAGGTGAAGTGTTTTGTGGGTGTAAAGATGAGGTAATATTCTTCACAAATGTAATGAATTCTATTTTGTAATTTTGACGGATAGAGAATAATTAGATGTCAGAATTTAAAATGCAAATTATTAAAAAGGCTGGAATTGCAGGGCTTTTATGCTTATTGTTACTGTTTTTGGTTCAATGTACTGCTCATCAAAATACAGTTCAGCTTCAAAACGGAGATTTACTTTTTGTTACCGCTAAAGAAACAGGGTTGTCCGGAGCTATTAATAATGTTACCCAAACACAAAAAATAGCCTCTTTCGATCACATTGGTATTTTGGAAAAGCAAGGAAAGAAATTATTTGTTTTGCATGCAGCTCCAAAAGGAGGCTCACAAAAGCAAAGTTTAAAAGACTTTGTAGAGGATCAAAAAAAAGATCAGCAACATATTGTGCTCTACCGCCTGAAGCCCGAATATCGGAAATCAATTCCTGTTGCTATTGAAAAAGCACATTCTATGTTGGGGAAGCCTTACAACTTCAATTATATTTTAGATGAAAGTTCTTATTACTGTTCAGATTTTGTAGAAAGAGCTTTTCGGGAGGATCACATTTTTAAATTGGAACCTATGACGTTCAAAGATCCTAAAACAGGAAAAATCAATACATTTTGGGAAGACTTTTACGGCAAGAAAAATCTGAAAGTTCCTGAAGGAGAGCCTGGTTGTAATCCCAATGGATTAGCAGGATCAGAAAAACTAGAAAGGATAGGAGAGCTTTAAGATCTTCTTAGATTGAATTGGTCTGGAAGATGGAAGAGGGAGTTTGGAAGTTATTATTGGCGATCTAAGTTATGAAGATCGAGCTAATTAAATCTAGAAGTATTAGAATTGATAAAAGTATATTATTGATTCTTTTAACTTGCTGATTTTTAGTATACAATTTCTATATTCCAATCTTTTAAAATAATTAGAGAAGCTATAATGGCTTCTTTTATTTTGTTAAATTTTCAAAAATATTAGTCTACTAATTTTGTGGACTAATATTTTTTTATATTTTTGTGACAGATTTAAATGCAGAACAAAATATGATCTGAGAATGTTTAACTAAAAAATGTTTAGCAATGATTACACCTAACCCTAGTTTGCAGGTTTTCCAAAATACACTGAGCCTGCCCAAAAAAGAATTATTATTGGAAATAGAATTGAATGGCAAAATGAAATTTGAACATTTAATGAGTACCATCTATAATCAAATGGGGATCTGTCATAGAGTGTTATCAGCAAACGTGGAATATGTGAACGGATATAGTTTTGGTTCGGTACAATTGTATATTAATGTGAATTCAGAAGACTATCAGAAGCTGGAAGCCTATCTGAATAAAAATAAACTTTTGAGTACCACGGTGGAGTATCTCTGCCGAAAGTATTCTTAGGAAGATTCATATAGTTTTAATTACTCGAAGTGTCTGGTTATTTTACCGGGCACTTTTTATTTTGAATAATTTTTTATTATCTCGCAGATTAAACAGATTACGCAGATATTTTAAAGTGGGAAAAGATAGAATAAAGAATAAAGAATAAAGAATAAAGAATAAAGAATAAAGAATAAAGAATAAAGAATAAAGAATAAAGAATAAAGAATAAAGAATAAAGATTCCAAAGTAAATGTCCAATTCTGTGAAGAATTATAATGGGAAGAGTGAAAATTCGCCTCCTCCGGAGGGGTGTCAAAAATTCAAAGAATTTTTGACGGGGTGGTTCTAAAAAGAACTTGTATTATTTTTTAAACGCAAGGTTTTATTTCCAAATCTTATATTTTAAGGAAGCAAAGTAATAATCAATTAAAATTGATTTAGCGAAGCTTATGTTAGAATGGTGAGATATAGTAATAAAAAAAGCGCTCAGATTTCTCTGAACGCTCTATAGTAATAAAAATAAATTTAGATTCTTTCGATGTCAGCACCAAGTGCTTTTAGTCTTCCGTCGATGTTTTCATACCCTCTGTCGATTTGCTCGATGTTGTGGATAATAGATTTTCCTTCTGCAGAAAGGGCTGCGATAAGAAGGGCATTTCCGGCTCTGATATCAGGAGAAACCATTGTAGTTCCTCTTAACGGAGCCTCCTGGTTTAATCCGATTACTGTTGCTCTGTGCGGATCACATAAAATGATCTGAGCTCCCATATCGATTAATTTATCTACAAAGAATAATCTTGATTCAAACATTTTCTGGTGAACAAGGATACTTCCTTTAGCCTGAGTAGCCACTACTAAGATAATAGATAGTAAATCCGGAGTGAATCCAGGCCATGGAGCATCAGAAATCGTAAGGATAGATCCGTCAATAAATTTCTGAATTTTATAATGTTCCTGAGCAGGGATGTAGATATCATCACCACTTTGCTCAAGCTGAATTCCCAGTTTTCTGAAGGTATTAGGAATTACTCCCAATTGGTTCCAGTTTACGTTTTTGATGGTGATTTCAGATTTTGTCATAGCAGCAAGGCCAATCCATGATCCGATTTCTACCATATCAGGAAGCATAGTGTGTTCAGTTCCTCTTAAATAATCCACTCCTTCAATGGTAAGAAGGTTAGATCCGATTCCTGAAATATTAGCGCCCATTCTGTTCAGCATTTTACATAATTGCTGAAGGTAAGGTTCGCAGGCAGCGTTATAAATTCTTGTTTTTCCTTTTGCTAAAGCAGCAGCCATTACAATATTTGCTGTTCCGGTTACAGAAGCTTCTTCCAATAAGATGAATTTTCCTCTAAGTTCTGTTGCTTTTAAAGAATAGAAATATTCTTCTTCATCATAGTGGAATTCAGCACCAAGTTCAACCAATCCCTGGAAATGAGTGTCTAGTCTTCTTCTTCCGATCTTATCTCCTCCCGGAGTTGGCATATAAGCTTCCCCATAACGAGCTAACATTGGCCCCATCAGCATGATAGATCCACGAAGTTTTGCACCGTCTTTTTTAAATTCGTTGGATTTTACGTAGTCGAAGTTGACTTGATCGGCCTTGAAAGTGTAATCTCCATGACCATTTTTAGTAACCTTTACCCCAAAGTCTCCAAGAATTTCAATCAATCTGTTGACATCATGGATATCCGGAATATTTTTAATTCTTACTTCCTCGTCTGTCAACAGAACCGCACATAAAATTTGTAGAGCCTCATTTTTGGCTCCTTGTGGAGTTATTTCGCCCTGCAGTCTTTTCCCTCCTCTTATCTGAAATGTTCCACTCATTATTTTCTGTTTTTATGATTGTTATTATGCCTCCTCTTATTAGGCTGGTTATTATTGTTTTTATTATTGCTGTTGTTGCTGTTCCTGTTGTTATTGTTATTATTTCGGTTGTTGTTATTACTGGTGTAGTAGATTTTACTTTTTTCAAGAGAGTCAATTCCTGTAAGATCCAACCTGTTTTCAGACAATTCTTTCAAGTGTCTGAAGATAACATCATCCGTTACGTGTTCTTTATTGTAAACATTATAGGATTTCTTCATATTGTTGGCAATAACCTCGATAAGGGCTTCTTTTTCGTCGCCTGTTTCCAGTTCAATTGCTTTTTCTATTAATTGAAGAATACTTTTTCCGTAAAATTTAAAGTCACCTTGAAGTTTTGGGTATTCCATTCTTTTAGGCTTTTCTGCCAATTGTTCCATAGTAGGAAACGGATAAGGAGATTCTACATCCAGATCATGATTAGCAAGAATAAAAAGATGGTCCCAAAGTTTATGTTTATAATTTTCCTCGTCGCGAAGTTGTGGGTTTCTCTGACCCATAAAATCGATGATTGCCATAGCCATTTCGTTCCTTTCCTCTTTGGTTGGAAGTTCTTTGCAGCGCTCAACCAACTGTTGTATAATTCTGCCGTATTCCGGCATATGAAGCTGAGTTTTTTGGGTATTGTATTCCATAGTATGCAAATATATGGATTAAAAGAAAAATTGTTTCGAGAATCTTAAAAATTTATGATTTTTTAATGAAAATCTCAGTTGTGATTCTTATTGAATTATTATTTAAAACAAAAATATTTCTCTTTATTTTGAATTTGTTTTTAATAAAAATGTAACTTGTTTGTT
This is a stretch of genomic DNA from Chryseobacterium tructae. It encodes these proteins:
- a CDS encoding HAMP domain-containing sensor histidine kinase; its protein translation is MKIRTRLTLLFTLITAMLLSVYSITIYYSSKEAREKSFYSELQNEAIAKADLFFQSSLPEQEMHKLYRNNNRTLNEVQVAIYDSKDQLVYHDDAKVDYVKETPEMLTQIFEKKKISFFLENLQVVGMVYHHNGNTYAVTAASYDKYGYEYLTHLLTISIASFISILLFIYLAGIFLSKKTLSPLSEMVSQIKKITAGKLQLRLKTTGEKDELNELAQNFNGMLERLENSFDSQKYFVSNISHELRTPLSAIITELELASEKELTKEEYQSTIQCALEDAHNMVKLSNSLMDLAKASYDPNEISFSEIRIDEVLLESYTKIIKENPAYKVSLNIDDTVEEHQLITQGNEYLLQVAFNNLIDNACKYSPEHVCSIDVKADTEKLYVSFTNTGITISAEDLVHIFEPFYRSENSRKEKGHGIGLFLTEKIIHLHQSTVKVTSENNTTIFMVVFDIETA
- a CDS encoding YiiX/YebB-like N1pC/P60 family cysteine hydrolase, producing MSEFKMQIIKKAGIAGLLCLLLLFLVQCTAHQNTVQLQNGDLLFVTAKETGLSGAINNVTQTQKIASFDHIGILEKQGKKLFVLHAAPKGGSQKQSLKDFVEDQKKDQQHIVLYRLKPEYRKSIPVAIEKAHSMLGKPYNFNYILDESSYYCSDFVERAFREDHIFKLEPMTFKDPKTGKINTFWEDFYGKKNLKVPEGEPGCNPNGLAGSEKLERIGEL
- a CDS encoding NIL domain-containing protein, which produces MITPNPSLQVFQNTLSLPKKELLLEIELNGKMKFEHLMSTIYNQMGICHRVLSANVEYVNGYSFGSVQLYINVNSEDYQKLEAYLNKNKLLSTTVEYLCRKYS
- a CDS encoding response regulator transcription factor — protein: MPHILLVEDDDRLSKLITKGLQEAEFEVSTAYDGATGLKLALQKNYDLVVTDIVLPKKSGLEFCNEIKALKPNLPVVMLTALGTTDDKLEGFDAGADDYMTKPFEMRELVARINVLLKRFSQQRQQKIFVLKYEGIEMNLEQKTVSRDQVPIKLTPKEFNLLKFMMENSEKVLSRSDIAEKVWETHFDTGTNFIDVYINYLRKKIDRDFENKLIHTKAGMGFILKKGYETGNI
- a CDS encoding DUF4290 domain-containing protein, with translation MEYNTQKTQLHMPEYGRIIQQLVERCKELPTKEERNEMAMAIIDFMGQRNPQLRDEENYKHKLWDHLFILANHDLDVESPYPFPTMEQLAEKPKRMEYPKLQGDFKFYGKSILQLIEKAIELETGDEKEALIEVIANNMKKSYNVYNKEHVTDDVIFRHLKELSENRLDLTGIDSLEKSKIYYTSNNNNRNNNNNNRNSNNSNNKNNNNQPNKRRHNNNHKNRK
- the murA gene encoding UDP-N-acetylglucosamine 1-carboxyvinyltransferase, translating into MSGTFQIRGGKRLQGEITPQGAKNEALQILCAVLLTDEEVRIKNIPDIHDVNRLIEILGDFGVKVTKNGHGDYTFKADQVNFDYVKSNEFKKDGAKLRGSIMLMGPMLARYGEAYMPTPGGDKIGRRRLDTHFQGLVELGAEFHYDEEEYFYSLKATELRGKFILLEEASVTGTANIVMAAALAKGKTRIYNAACEPYLQQLCKMLNRMGANISGIGSNLLTIEGVDYLRGTEHTMLPDMVEIGSWIGLAAMTKSEITIKNVNWNQLGVIPNTFRKLGIQLEQSGDDIYIPAQEHYKIQKFIDGSILTISDAPWPGFTPDLLSIILVVATQAKGSILVHQKMFESRLFFVDKLIDMGAQIILCDPHRATVIGLNQEAPLRGTTMVSPDIRAGNALLIAALSAEGKSIIHNIEQIDRGYENIDGRLKALGADIERI